A window of the bacterium genome harbors these coding sequences:
- a CDS encoding carboxypeptidase-like regulatory domain-containing protein, whose amino-acid sequence MKKISTNLLATLVFLLLSSSLFAQTGVGKMSGKVIDADTKEPLIGANIILLNTNLGAATDIDGNYFILNITPGTYEVKVSYVGYAPKTIQEVRIVANITYELDVELTTDFTLPDIVVVDKKFFEAKSTNTVKVIDSDQISRLPVRGVQNLASLQSGVVVQEGSGGQDGNASINVRGGRGSEVLYIVDGVPQNNLYNRQTVAQVSNVAIDQISFQVGGYEAKYGQAQSGIVNVTTKSGQPHYNLFIDAQSSDLLKTDDFGSNLYSGSLSGPIIPGIPEHTIFLSGERGWYKDADPTAIPIEIWTADDGSVMDEPLVLETIPNNPASVWRFSGKLNSRFGDWNIQLGALLNDRIAKLSKGTGPLRQYKYSSQFIEETEEKNSSYSVRISQTVSNNTFWNLNLGYRQFDFQRYNPFLKGPENQILYGDSSWWADESGMNVTLLGDGRRTRTEDVNGVFRPYGYATNLFQQREDDRIGADFDLTSQLDNHLLEFGFGVEQHTVRGYGNFAYIVAGTDPTQPDYIRFAQNQPFVFGYDVTGITKTNSDDPSSLDWFADPTIQSHPSMAEFLKPAEPILGYLYLQDRFELQDLVLNLGIRMDYFDIKSHELVNPDLPYAGGLDPNKFDIEDFKVKDVEIKFSPRIGIGFPVTEATVFHAQYGTFFQTPELNDMYSGPFDWNQYITMSPQNGFNGGLVSEETTQYEVGFRQLLGQNSALNITAFYKNTKSLVNVQLSQYQRTEGGEIINAIGPQNADFGTIKGFALSFDVTRLSYFSASLQYTLSFADGTGSSTNSSQTAVFRNLDNLPPKVIAPLAFDQRHTAIAILDFYIPEGEAGMWELLNVNAIFSFNSGRPYTPVDQWDILGDNGLVADNTGYVNSAYSPGSFRIDLKIEKGFPINNFYITPYVVIENLLDSDNIVNVWRSTGSPYTTGWLTDPDAQGTIQQQGEGYVKDYETLERDPNNFGIPRLIKLGLKLNFDRITF is encoded by the coding sequence ATGAAAAAAATATCTACAAATCTTCTGGCAACTTTAGTCTTCCTGCTTTTATCATCCTCATTGTTTGCACAAACGGGAGTTGGCAAAATGAGCGGTAAAGTTATAGATGCAGATACTAAAGAACCTTTGATTGGTGCTAACATAATATTATTGAACACCAATTTAGGAGCTGCCACAGACATTGATGGAAATTATTTTATACTAAATATTACTCCCGGAACCTACGAGGTTAAAGTCAGCTACGTAGGTTATGCCCCTAAAACAATTCAGGAGGTGAGAATTGTTGCGAACATCACCTATGAATTGGATGTTGAACTGACAACTGACTTCACTTTGCCTGATATTGTTGTTGTTGATAAAAAATTCTTTGAGGCAAAGTCCACTAACACAGTCAAAGTAATTGACTCCGATCAGATTTCTCGTTTACCTGTTCGTGGAGTGCAAAATCTTGCTTCTCTTCAGTCAGGTGTTGTCGTGCAGGAAGGAAGCGGCGGACAAGATGGTAATGCGAGCATAAACGTCCGCGGAGGTAGAGGAAGTGAAGTCCTTTATATCGTTGATGGTGTTCCTCAGAACAATCTTTATAACAGGCAAACCGTTGCGCAGGTAAGTAACGTAGCAATTGATCAGATTTCATTTCAAGTCGGCGGTTATGAAGCTAAATACGGACAAGCACAGTCAGGTATTGTGAATGTAACCACAAAATCCGGACAGCCGCATTATAATTTATTTATAGATGCTCAGTCATCAGATCTTTTAAAGACAGATGATTTTGGCTCAAACTTATATTCAGGATCATTAAGTGGTCCTATAATTCCAGGAATTCCTGAGCATACAATTTTCTTATCAGGTGAAAGAGGCTGGTATAAAGATGCTGACCCAACCGCGATCCCAATAGAAATCTGGACAGCAGATGATGGATCAGTTATGGATGAACCACTTGTACTGGAAACAATTCCAAACAACCCAGCCAGTGTTTGGAGATTCAGCGGCAAGTTAAACTCGCGTTTTGGAGACTGGAATATTCAATTAGGTGCATTATTGAATGACAGAATTGCTAAGCTCTCAAAAGGGACAGGACCTCTAAGACAATACAAATATTCATCACAATTTATTGAAGAGACAGAAGAAAAAAATTCTTCTTACAGCGTCAGAATATCTCAGACTGTGAGTAATAATACATTCTGGAATCTGAACTTAGGCTACAGACAATTCGATTTCCAGAGATATAACCCATTCCTTAAAGGACCTGAAAATCAGATTCTTTACGGTGATAGCTCATGGTGGGCTGATGAATCAGGAATGAACGTTACACTTCTTGGTGACGGCAGAAGAACAAGAACCGAAGATGTTAATGGAGTCTTCAGACCTTATGGATATGCTACTAATTTATTCCAGCAGAGAGAAGATGACCGAATCGGAGCTGACTTTGATCTTACTTCACAGCTTGATAATCATCTCCTTGAATTTGGTTTTGGAGTTGAGCAGCACACTGTTAGAGGTTATGGCAACTTCGCATATATTGTTGCAGGCACTGATCCAACACAGCCTGATTATATCAGATTTGCTCAGAACCAGCCTTTCGTTTTTGGATATGATGTAACCGGTATAACCAAAACCAATTCGGATGATCCATCATCACTGGATTGGTTTGCTGATCCTACTATTCAATCTCACCCATCTATGGCTGAGTTTTTGAAACCAGCAGAACCAATACTCGGATACCTCTACTTACAGGACAGATTTGAATTACAGGATTTAGTTCTAAATCTTGGAATCAGAATGGACTACTTCGATATTAAATCACACGAACTCGTTAATCCTGATTTACCGTACGCCGGAGGTTTGGATCCTAATAAGTTTGATATTGAAGACTTTAAGGTAAAAGATGTTGAAATTAAATTCTCACCAAGAATCGGTATCGGTTTCCCTGTTACTGAAGCTACGGTATTTCATGCTCAGTACGGAACATTCTTTCAGACTCCAGAGTTGAATGATATGTATTCTGGTCCATTTGATTGGAATCAATATATTACAATGTCCCCACAAAATGGATTCAATGGCGGATTGGTTAGTGAAGAAACTACCCAGTATGAAGTTGGTTTCAGACAACTCTTAGGTCAGAATTCTGCTTTAAACATTACTGCATTTTATAAGAATACAAAATCGCTCGTGAACGTGCAGCTCAGTCAATATCAACGAACTGAGGGCGGCGAAATTATTAATGCTATTGGTCCGCAAAATGCTGACTTCGGTACCATTAAAGGATTTGCTTTATCATTTGATGTTACACGGTTAAGTTATTTCAGTGCATCATTACAGTATACTTTGTCCTTTGCTGATGGAACAGGTTCCTCAACAAATTCAAGTCAAACAGCAGTATTCAGAAACCTTGATAATTTACCTCCAAAGGTTATTGCACCTCTTGCATTCGATCAGAGACATACAGCAATAGCTATTCTTGATTTCTACATTCCGGAAGGTGAAGCAGGTATGTGGGAGCTCTTAAACGTAAATGCTATATTCTCGTTTAATAGTGGTAGACCTTATACACCTGTTGATCAGTGGGATATACTTGGAGATAACGGACTAGTTGCTGACAATACAGGTTATGTTAATTCAGCGTACAGTCCGGGAAGCTTCAGGATAGACCTTAAGATTGAAAAAGGGTTTCCAATCAATAACTTTTATATAACACCTTATGTTGTGATAGAAAACCTGCTTGATTCTGATAATATTGTTAACGTTTGGAGATCTACAGGCAGTCCTTATACCACAGGCTGGTTAACTGATCCAGATGCTCAGGGCACGATCCAGCAGCAGGGAGAAGGTTATGTAAAAGATTATGAAACATTGGAAAGAGATCCTAATAATTTTGGTATCCCGAGACTCATAAAACTGGGTCTCAAGTTAAATTTTGATAGAATAACTTTCTAA
- a CDS encoding phosphoglycerate dehydrogenase produces the protein MKKILISDSVDEKCTAILNSAGFQVDYKTDLTSEELSNIISEYNALIVRSSTQVDSNLIERMQKMEVIGRAGAGVDNIDVKAATRKGILVMNTPGGNTISAAEHTIALILAASRKIPQANISLHLKKWDRKRFQGTELFGKTLGLIGLGKIGKEVAVRAKAFGMKIISFDPLVAADSINDLGIQLVPLDEIWNSADIISVHTPLNDRTKNLISYEQISKCKTGVTIINCARGGIVNEKDLLKALKEGKVSAVGLDVFETEPPDFSNGLIQHPSVVSTPHLGASTEEAQQKVAVQIAEQIVGYFKNGSSSGAVNASGLKEISNENLKAFIKLSEKMGKLLSQIRKENLKKLSITFYGELFNTNEKIISNALLKGFLAEQLDVNVNYINAPVLADELGIVIDETISTGQHNYLNLIKLEMMTSSSSWSLSGTVFGNSEVRIVEINDYPVEFKPEGSILIYLNIDKPGMLSSVSSKLAAANFNIASLSLGRKTEGEDAMTIINIDSQINADVEKSISEIEGIKDIYSVYI, from the coding sequence ATGAAGAAAATCCTTATCAGCGATTCCGTTGATGAAAAGTGTACTGCTATTTTAAATTCAGCCGGATTCCAGGTTGATTATAAAACTGATTTAACTTCCGAAGAATTATCAAATATAATTTCCGAATACAATGCTCTCATCGTGCGAAGTTCGACGCAGGTAGATTCTAACTTAATTGAACGAATGCAAAAAATGGAAGTGATCGGAAGAGCTGGTGCCGGTGTTGATAACATTGATGTAAAAGCTGCAACAAGAAAAGGTATTTTAGTTATGAACACACCCGGCGGAAACACAATTTCCGCTGCTGAACACACTATTGCTCTGATTCTTGCTGCTTCGAGAAAAATCCCACAGGCAAATATTTCTCTACATTTAAAAAAATGGGATAGAAAAAGATTTCAGGGGACTGAACTTTTTGGAAAAACACTTGGCTTAATTGGTCTAGGTAAAATTGGAAAAGAAGTTGCTGTCAGGGCGAAAGCTTTCGGGATGAAAATTATTTCTTTTGACCCGCTTGTAGCAGCTGACTCAATTAATGATTTAGGGATTCAACTCGTTCCGTTGGATGAAATATGGAATAGTGCAGATATCATTTCCGTTCATACACCATTAAATGACAGAACAAAAAATCTGATCTCATATGAGCAGATTTCGAAATGTAAAACAGGTGTGACAATAATAAACTGTGCACGCGGTGGGATAGTGAACGAAAAAGATCTATTGAAAGCTTTGAAGGAGGGAAAAGTATCTGCCGTTGGACTGGATGTTTTTGAAACGGAACCGCCTGACTTTAGTAATGGATTAATTCAACACCCATCAGTTGTATCAACACCTCATCTTGGTGCATCAACAGAGGAAGCTCAGCAAAAAGTTGCGGTTCAGATTGCGGAACAGATTGTCGGATATTTTAAAAATGGTTCTTCATCAGGTGCTGTGAATGCATCAGGATTAAAAGAAATTTCAAACGAAAATTTAAAAGCATTTATAAAGCTTTCTGAAAAGATGGGAAAACTACTTTCACAGATCAGAAAAGAAAATTTGAAGAAATTATCGATCACTTTTTATGGAGAACTTTTTAACACTAACGAAAAAATAATCTCGAATGCTTTGTTAAAGGGATTTCTTGCTGAGCAATTGGATGTAAATGTTAATTACATTAACGCACCTGTGTTAGCTGATGAGTTGGGAATTGTAATTGATGAAACAATTTCAACCGGGCAGCACAATTATTTAAATCTGATCAAATTAGAAATGATGACCAGTTCTTCCAGCTGGAGTTTATCGGGAACAGTGTTTGGAAATAGTGAAGTACGAATAGTTGAGATAAATGATTACCCTGTTGAATTTAAACCTGAAGGTAGTATTCTTATTTATTTAAATATTGACAAGCCCGGAATGCTTTCTTCTGTCAGCAGTAAATTAGCTGCAGCAAATTTTAACATTGCAAGTCTTTCTCTCGGAAGAAAAACTGAAGGTGAAGATGCAATGACTATAATAAATATTGACAGTCAAATTAACGCAGATGTTGAGAAATCAATTTCAGAGATAGAAGGCATAAAGGATATTTATTCGGTTTATATTTGA
- the trxA gene encoding thioredoxin, translated as MKPVEITDQNFETEVIKSDKPVLIDFWAVWCGPCKLIAPIVEELANEYDGKVKIGKLDVDSNQQTSIKYGVRSIPTLLLFKDGNLKDTIIGAVPKSKIVEKLNAAL; from the coding sequence ATGAAACCAGTTGAAATTACAGATCAGAATTTTGAAACAGAAGTAATCAAATCAGACAAACCAGTTCTAATAGATTTTTGGGCTGTATGGTGCGGACCTTGTAAACTCATCGCACCAATAGTTGAAGAATTAGCCAATGAGTATGATGGCAAAGTTAAAATCGGAAAACTGGATGTTGACTCCAATCAGCAAACTTCAATTAAATATGGTGTTCGCAGTATTCCAACACTGCTTCTTTTCAAAGATGGAAATTTGAAGGATACGATTATCGGAGCAGTTCCAAAAAGTAAAATTGTTGAAAAGCTAAACGCTGCTTTATAA
- a CDS encoding T9SS type A sorting domain-containing protein produces the protein MRNTITGLFLVLILITSITFGQTLKESKSIKPKTLSNQVTGQEMNSSDFYSDFKNREIQVNRMYRPNLVPTDMAVANYDWMWNRAHPGIGLMYDFTGDGVLDPFMIATDNTILQPSGVRQRYATVAFKDDFGVSFYWPYGVDGTGIPIRTGWNSHVLLDKASGTAYLGIYDFLATDALIRDYIWEVDLLTDPGTATQIGDQTTALKGGWARFAMTSDGNFWELVDQETGVSKYFAVSTDGGLNFTVVDSAGSGDPNFWGTIDGNDHPVMANGEKISFFAEVTRGGSLSLLGYDAVGTSNPDSADGIYHWYSTNAGANWQGEYISLDGDTVISNRRHYEQNFSTWPFLWYTVDDNQVTHLVRAGLNTYAVFGPDTLNVPTIVYWNDRDKVWMDLERPIVESYPYDFTNLSVGNFNGPSQPTVGTSDNGNVVVVMWQLPQFTGEPGNSPINTFVQSGQANKYFYDIWYAYSDDGGVTWSDPAIAVNVVDEANYWVNIAVNGVEVDGGQATVHFFYYYDEIPGAGQLGENSFGTVCTWKYDSVSFPVTSVDGDDNAVVDNFVLDQNYPNPFNPSTTISYTLPERSDVALKVYDVLGNEVANLINTTQEAGKYDVTFDAGKLASGLYIYTLNAGNFISSKKMMLLK, from the coding sequence ATGAGGAATACAATTACGGGACTTTTTTTAGTTCTTATACTCATTACTTCAATCACTTTTGGTCAAACTTTGAAAGAAAGCAAATCTATTAAACCAAAAACGCTTTCGAATCAGGTGACAGGCCAAGAGATGAATAGCTCTGATTTTTACTCTGACTTTAAAAACAGAGAAATTCAAGTTAATCGAATGTATAGACCCAATCTAGTACCAACCGATATGGCTGTTGCGAATTACGATTGGATGTGGAATCGTGCACATCCTGGTATAGGACTTATGTATGACTTTACAGGAGATGGAGTTTTAGATCCATTCATGATTGCAACTGATAATACAATTTTGCAGCCAAGTGGTGTTCGTCAGAGATATGCTACAGTAGCATTTAAAGATGACTTTGGTGTTAGCTTTTACTGGCCATATGGCGTTGATGGAACTGGCATTCCAATCAGAACAGGTTGGAATAGTCATGTTTTGTTAGATAAAGCAAGTGGAACAGCTTATCTTGGAATTTATGACTTTTTAGCTACAGATGCATTAATCAGAGATTACATATGGGAAGTTGATTTACTTACTGATCCAGGTACAGCAACACAAATTGGTGATCAAACAACTGCATTAAAAGGTGGCTGGGCACGTTTTGCGATGACAAGCGATGGCAATTTCTGGGAATTAGTTGATCAAGAAACCGGTGTTTCAAAATATTTTGCAGTATCAACAGATGGCGGTCTTAATTTTACAGTTGTTGATAGTGCCGGAAGTGGTGACCCAAATTTCTGGGGAACAATTGATGGAAACGATCATCCTGTTATGGCTAACGGTGAAAAGATTTCCTTCTTCGCTGAAGTCACACGCGGAGGTTCTCTATCTTTATTAGGTTATGATGCTGTTGGTACCTCCAATCCTGATAGTGCGGATGGCATTTACCACTGGTATTCTACTAACGCAGGTGCTAACTGGCAGGGCGAATACATTTCACTCGATGGTGATACTGTAATTTCTAACCGCCGTCACTATGAGCAGAATTTTTCAACTTGGCCATTCTTGTGGTATACAGTCGATGATAATCAAGTAACACATTTAGTAAGAGCTGGATTAAATACTTATGCGGTTTTTGGTCCCGACACCCTTAATGTACCAACTATCGTTTACTGGAATGACAGAGATAAAGTTTGGATGGATCTCGAACGCCCAATAGTTGAATCTTATCCATATGATTTTACAAATCTTAGTGTTGGCAATTTCAACGGTCCAAGCCAACCAACTGTTGGAACAAGTGATAATGGTAATGTGGTAGTTGTTATGTGGCAATTGCCTCAGTTTACAGGTGAGCCAGGAAATAGCCCAATTAATACATTCGTTCAATCTGGGCAAGCCAACAAATATTTTTATGATATCTGGTATGCATACTCAGATGATGGTGGTGTTACATGGAGCGATCCAGCAATTGCTGTTAATGTAGTTGATGAAGCAAACTACTGGGTTAATATTGCGGTCAATGGAGTAGAAGTAGATGGCGGTCAAGCTACAGTTCACTTTTTCTACTACTATGATGAGATACCTGGTGCTGGACAATTAGGCGAAAATTCTTTCGGAACAGTATGTACATGGAAATATGATAGCGTTTCTTTCCCGGTAACATCTGTTGATGGAGATGACAATGCAGTTGTAGATAATTTTGTATTAGATCAGAATTATCCTAATCCATTTAACCCAAGTACAACAATTAGTTATACACTTCCTGAAAGAAGTGATGTTGCATTGAAAGTTTATGATGTTCTTGGAAATGAAGTTGCTAATTTGATAAATACCACACAAGAAGCCGGAAAATACGATGTTACGTTTGATGCTGGAAAACTTGCATCCGGTCTCTATATATATACTCTGAATGCAGGTAACTTTATTTCATCTAAAAAGATGATGTTACTCAAGTAA
- a CDS encoding SDR family oxidoreductase — MDKEANKKFWALILGASSGFGGATAMKLAEDGYNIIGIHLDRQATMPNVEKIINHIKSKGREAWFYNVNAADQFKRTEIITELKSKLGSDASIKIIMHSLAFGTLKSFVPKKDDEQPITHAQMEMTLDVMAHSLVYWVQEVYLANLLAKKGRIFAMTSSGSHTAIPYYGAVSAAKAALESHVRQLAIELGHMETGVTAIMAGVTDTPALRKIPGNEAMIKVAEVKNPRGRLTTPEDVAKIISLLSRDGGEWISGGMINADGGEDIVSYTGKTIN, encoded by the coding sequence ATGGACAAAGAAGCAAACAAAAAATTCTGGGCACTAATTTTAGGCGCATCCTCCGGATTCGGCGGTGCAACCGCAATGAAGCTTGCCGAGGATGGTTATAACATTATCGGAATTCATCTCGATCGCCAGGCAACAATGCCGAATGTTGAAAAGATAATAAACCATATTAAATCGAAGGGACGGGAAGCCTGGTTCTACAATGTAAATGCAGCAGATCAATTTAAAAGAACTGAAATTATCACCGAGTTAAAATCCAAGCTTGGAAGCGATGCATCCATTAAAATAATTATGCATTCGCTTGCATTCGGTACATTGAAGAGTTTTGTTCCTAAAAAAGATGATGAACAGCCGATTACACATGCTCAAATGGAAATGACACTTGATGTAATGGCTCACTCGCTGGTTTATTGGGTTCAGGAAGTTTATTTGGCGAATCTTCTTGCAAAGAAAGGAAGAATATTTGCGATGACAAGCTCTGGAAGTCACACTGCAATTCCATATTATGGTGCAGTGTCAGCGGCAAAAGCAGCTCTTGAATCACACGTAAGACAGTTAGCAATTGAACTTGGACATATGGAAACAGGCGTAACTGCAATAATGGCAGGAGTGACAGATACACCTGCGTTACGCAAAATACCGGGAAACGAAGCGATGATAAAAGTGGCAGAAGTAAAAAATCCAAGAGGAAGATTAACCACACCTGAAGATGTCGCAAAAATCATTTCACTTTTAAGCAGAGATGGAGGCGAATGGATTAGCGGCGGAATGATAAATGCTGATGGAGGCGAAGATATTGTTAGTTACACAGGAAAAACCATCAATTAA